The Hyphomicrobiales bacterium genome has a window encoding:
- a CDS encoding Arylesterase precursor produces the protein MILTYASTAIPTDTESRPEQGGITAQRDLRPYGLRFALVQSVLVLFVAIMLLFIGSSDMANAQTTPSNPGAAKPLKLVAFGDSLSAGYNLPGSAAFPAVLEQALRQKGVAVEIVNAGVSGDTTQGGLERLDWSVPDGTDGVIIELGANDALRGVDPAQTRQALEAMIARLKERKIPVMLAGMYAPRNLGADYAKRFDAIYRELAEKHGLVLYPFFLEGIAGDRALNQADGLHPTAEGVTVIVRNILPTVERFIATLPARS, from the coding sequence ATGATCCTGACTTACGCTTCCACCGCCATTCCCACCGACACCGAATCACGCCCCGAGCAGGGCGGAATCACGGCGCAGCGCGATCTGCGGCCATATGGGCTCAGGTTTGCGCTTGTCCAATCGGTCCTGGTGCTTTTCGTCGCCATCATGCTGCTTTTCATCGGTTCCAGCGATATGGCCAACGCCCAGACCACTCCATCCAATCCCGGCGCCGCGAAGCCGCTGAAGCTCGTCGCCTTCGGCGATTCGCTGTCGGCAGGCTACAATCTGCCCGGCAGTGCCGCCTTTCCGGCGGTGCTGGAGCAGGCCTTGCGCCAGAAGGGCGTCGCTGTCGAAATCGTGAACGCCGGCGTTTCCGGCGACACGACGCAGGGCGGACTCGAACGGCTCGACTGGTCGGTGCCGGACGGCACGGACGGCGTGATCATCGAGCTCGGCGCCAACGATGCGCTGCGCGGCGTCGACCCGGCGCAGACGCGGCAAGCGCTCGAAGCGATGATCGCGCGGCTGAAGGAGCGCAAGATTCCGGTGATGCTCGCCGGGATGTACGCGCCGCGCAATCTCGGCGCGGATTACGCGAAACGTTTCGATGCGATCTACCGTGAGCTTGCGGAGAAGCACGGGCTGGTGCTTTACCCGTTTTTCCTGGAGGGCATCGCGGGCGACCGCGCTCTGAATCAGGCGGATGGGCTCCATCCCACGGCCGAGGGCGTCACCGTCATCGTCCGCAACATCCTGCCGACGGTCGAGCGCTTCATCGCCACCCTGCCCGCCCGGTCCTGA
- the ybbA gene encoding putative ABC transporter ATP-binding protein YbbA (Evidence 3 : Putative function from multiple computational evidences), translated as MSEKAGPAIELQDVHLSLGRGAARVHILKGVSVSLTDGEATGLVGPSGSGKSTLLMTMAGLERPDSGLVRVAGQDLGRLDEDGLAVFRGRHIGIVFQSFHLVPTMTARENVALPLELAGHPDAFSRAEAELRNVGLGQRMDHYPAQLSGGEQQRVAIARAVAPDPAILVADEPTGNLDEATGRSIVDLIFALKRERGATLVLVTHDLSLAALCERTVRLRSGVIEAEPETAVA; from the coding sequence ATGAGCGAGAAGGCCGGCCCGGCGATCGAGTTGCAGGATGTCCATCTGAGTTTGGGGCGTGGCGCCGCCCGCGTCCATATCCTCAAGGGCGTTTCGGTGTCTCTGACTGACGGCGAGGCGACCGGCCTCGTCGGCCCCTCCGGCTCCGGCAAATCGACCCTGCTGATGACCATGGCGGGGCTGGAGCGCCCCGATTCGGGGCTTGTCCGCGTGGCCGGGCAGGATCTCGGCCGCCTCGACGAGGATGGGCTCGCCGTGTTCCGCGGCCGGCATATCGGCATCGTCTTCCAGTCCTTCCACCTGGTCCCGACCATGACGGCGCGCGAGAACGTGGCGCTGCCGCTGGAACTCGCCGGCCACCCCGACGCCTTCAGCCGCGCCGAAGCGGAACTGCGCAATGTCGGCCTCGGTCAGCGCATGGACCACTACCCGGCGCAGCTTTCGGGCGGCGAGCAGCAGCGCGTCGCCATCGCGCGCGCCGTCGCGCCCGATCCGGCGATCCTCGTCGCCGACGAGCCGACCGGCAATCTCGACGAAGCGACCGGCCGCTCGATCGTGGACCTGATCTTCGCCCTCAAGCGCGAGCGCGGCGCGACGCTGGTGCTCGTCACCCACGACCTCTCGCTCGCCGCGCTCTGCGAACGCACGGTCCGGCTGCGCTCCGGCGTGATCGAGGCCGAGCCCGAGACGGCGGTCGCCTGA